From the Solanum lycopersicum chromosome 10, SLM_r2.1 genome, one window contains:
- the LOC138338852 gene encoding uncharacterized protein codes for MGSIDTEKAELASYQLKDVALKMLQDSHALRGVRITWELFKTACIERFFPREMRKAKVVEFINLKQGSMKVGEYSLKYVKLSMYATSLVPNSRDEMSRFLTRINGDLEEEYQSAMLHDNMEHSRSTTLKGGRPEPKRGNGGEMQRPKKNCAKCGHSHSGECRQGSNTYFYCSNSGHMVRDCPQKKGQDGGNAQSRPNPQGAVVSEPHKRNKFYALKAKEK; via the exons ATGGGGTCCATAGATACTGAGAAAGCAGAGCTGGCTTCCTATCAGCTAAAGGATGTTGCACTGAAGATGTTGCAGGATAGCCACGCTTTAAGAGGAGTTCGGATAACTTGGGAGTTGTTTAAGACAGCCTGTATTGAGAGATTCTTTCCCAGAGAGATGAGGAAGGCCAAAGTTgtggagtttatcaaccttaagcagGGATCCATGAAAGTcggggagtattccctgaagtatGTTAAATTGTCTATGTATGCTACTTCCCTTGTACCTAAcagcagggatgagatgagcaggttcctCACACGAATCAACGGAGATCTAGAGGAGGAGTATCAGTCggcgatgctccatgataacaTGGAACACTCCAG GAGTACAACACTTAAAGGAGGCAGACCTGAGCCCAAGAGGGgaaatggaggtgagatgcaaCGTCCTAAAAAGAATTGTGCTAAGTGTGGCCATTCTCACAGTGGAGAGTGCAGACAGGGCTCTAATACCTATTTCTATTGCAGTAATAGTGGGCATATGGTTAGAGATTGCCCACAAAAAAAAGGTCAGGATGGAGGTAATGCTCAGTCTAGGCCAAATCCACAGGGTGCAGTAGTATCCGAGCCTCATAAGAGGAACAAGTTCTATGCCCTAAAGGCAAAGGAGAAGTag